The Moraxella nasicaprae sequence TTGGGGCTGATGTCCCACAAAGTTGTGATAGCATAGGATTGAGCGTGATTTTTATAAGGCGTTAAATCAGGATACTCTTGGCGAATGCGTCTGCCAAAACTTTTTAAGGTATGGTCAATCTCGTTCAAATCATAACGCACAGGGATTTTTGTATCTTCATAGCGATAGCCTGTTTCTAGCGTGACATCGCCCAGCTTGGTGCTGGTTAGGACAAATGCTCCCAGCGATTTTTGGGTATTATCGACCAAAGAACGGCGATTGTCTGATTTTTCCTTGATACTGGGTGTCAAAGCGTGCGTGCGATTGCGTTGATAATCAACACCCCAAATCAGCCCAAATCTATCGCCAGCTTGATGATGAAAACTTAGCTTGCCAAGATAGGCATCATTACCAAAATAAACAGGCTCGCCCCGACCAAACATCTCCCTACGACCACTAAAATAAATCTTGCCCTCGTCCATTTCGATGTGCTTATAATCACTTACCCCCAAGTTTAGACGAACTTTATCCAGCCAAGACAATGGCTGATTTAACTCGCCTTGTATGGTGGTGCTGGCAGATTTCATCGTCAAAGTAGGCCCTGCATGGCTTAGGTCATGTTTATGCCCATACACATGCTCATGGTCATGCTCTGGGTCAGAGGTCAAATCGCTAGGGCAATGAAAATGCAGCGAATCAATCATGTCTTTATCGTCCATCAAATGCGGATAGATGGTCAGATAATGACGACCCCAGCCCAATCTGGCTTTATCGGTGTCTTGTACATGGGCGGCACAATCATCAAATTTGTGATTATGCCCCACCAGCCCATAATTTTCACGGCGATGGCTGTGTGCAATGCCAAAATAGCCCTTTTGACCGATGTAAGACAATCCAATCGTGCCAACTTTGGTGTTGTTTTGAGAATCTGGCAGATGATTAAGTAGCGTTTCATCAAATTTGATGGCAGGGACATTATACGGGTTGGCGTCTCGGTGTAGCACTTCGGCACGCAAGACCATCTTGTTGTCTATCGGCACAGTCACGCTGGCAGTGGCAAGTTTTTCATCACTACCTGTATTAAATCGCAATAAGGTCTCGCCTGTAACACCGTCTGGCATGTCGGACGGCACTCGCCCATCGATGACATTGATGACCCCAGCAGGCGAGGCATTGGCGTGCATCAGCGTACTCGCCCCACGCACCAGCTCCACTCGACTGGCAAGTAGCGTATCGACCGCAACAGCATGGTCAGGGCTGATATTAGACATATCTGCCACCGCCAAATTGTTGTTCAAAATCTTAACTCGCACACCCTCTTGCCCACGCACCACAGGAGCAGACGCACCACCGCCAAATGGATTGCTATGCACACCCAGCTCGCCTGCCAACGCATTGCCCAGCGTCGATGAACGCTGCTGCAAGACTGTTTTGGCAACGCTGGTGTCAGAGGCTTTTTGATTGGCGGTAAAGCCTGTGGCGGTCTGACCCTCTTTTTTAACGGTAACGACCACCGCCCCCAAATCCACGCTCTCATCATCGCTCGTATCATCAGCATACGCCATGACACTGCCAAGAAGCCCAATAATCGCAAGGCTTAACGCATTGTATTTCATCATCTTTAACAATCCCTGAACAAGAAAAAAGTATATTATAACATTGATACATTATTGTTACAATATTACATTATAATAATGTCGTGATTGTACTGCTTATCCATCTTAGCAGACATGATAACCCAATACACCAACAATAAAAAAACACCCATCGCTGGGTGTTTTTTTGGGTGGATATTGATATTTGGTGGTGGTCTAAACAGTATGCCAAACTGGTTTTTTCGTTCGCCATTAAGCTTGTCTGCGGGTGGGAAAACCGTGACGGTTCGACAAGCTCACTACGAACGGTTTTCTTTGTAGCATACTTTTTTGAACCAGAACCTAATATTTAAAGTTCACGCCCAAACTAAAATTTCTGCCCATTTGTGGAATGTATGGCAGGTAGGTTTCGTGGGCATATACCTGCTGATTTAGCAAATTATTCGCCTTAAAGAACACCGAATAATCGCCCAAGCCTAGCGTGGTTTGATAATCCACACCAAGATTTAGCAAATGATGTCCTTTGGTTGGGCTTTCAAAATTAGAAGTTTTGGTTTGTTCAAAGGTTTTGACATATTCCACATTGCCCGACCAACGCTCATTAAAGTTGGCTTTGATGTTCGCACCCAATCGCATTGGCGGCAAGCGTGGCGTATGACGGTCATCAGGTTTGGTGTACTCAGTTACACCATTGCTCCAAAAACTTGGTGCTTCATATTTGCTGATAATCGGTGGTAAATCGTGCAACTTGCCATCAATATAATCGCCAAAAATCGACCCATAATAGGTGTCATTAAATTGATAGCCAATTTTACCCTCAAAGCCATAAAATCTAGCAGGACTCTGGTCATAGCGATTGATACGCAAATGATAAGGGTGGGCAACTTTGGCAGTGCCTAGATATTCATTGATGGTATGCAAGTAGATATAATTATCAAAATCATACAAATAGCCAGACAGTTTATAATCCAGCTTATCGCCTTGATACGCCAAGCCCAACTCATAATTATTGGCTTTTTCTTTGGTGAGATGGCGATTGCCCACCTCAAATGAGTTGGTAGCAAGGTGCATACCGTGCGTATAAAGCTCTTGGCTATTAGGCAGTCTTTCTTGCTTGCCAATATTTAAGGACAATTTATAATTAGGCAAAAATTTCCAATGCACGCCCAGTGCATAAGAATGGGCAGTTTTTTTGTGTGGCTTGGCTGCCTCTTTGCCGTAGGCGATGACCTCTTCTAGTCGCTCTGGCGTTAAGCGAGTATGACGACGGCGAGTTACCTCCTCGATATAATCCAAATCATAATCCATTGAAACCTTTTGTTTTTCGATACGGCTGGCAAGCTCTACCTGAACTTTGCCTGTATCGTATTGCCCCATTGCAAACAGGCTTTGATTTTTTAGATTATTTTGGGTTAATAGTGGCAGTTTTCGCCACTCAGTTTGTGGTGATAATCCTTGATTATCCTGCTCAATATATTGTACACCCCACAAAGCTTTTAGGCGGTCGCTGAGCGTATGGGTCAATTCAAGTCGTGCTACTTTGCCCTTGTTAATGAATGAGGTATTAATAATATCGCCTTCTTTTTCGTCATGTTGATAATCCACATAGCCGATATTGCCTCGCACCTTGCTCACAAAAGGCAGCGGATTATCCCACTCGGTGCGTAAATCATAACGGCGAGTGGTTAAATCCACATAAGGCGGTGTGGCATGGTCGTGCTGTCTATGCACGCCGTGCGAGTGGTTGAAATTCTCGTGGGCATGTGTGGCACAGTCAGGGCGTGGATTGATATAATTGATGTCCGCCTCGTCCAATAGTTGTGGGTATCTTGCCAAATAAGGCTTGTCTCGCAAACTGTCGTGCGTGGTAATCACACCACAACCCTCATACAGATGATTGTGTGCAGGCAAGCCATATTTATCCTTTCGCTCGCTGGCGGCAATGCCAATATATCCCTGATTGCCAACCCAAGACAAACCGATACTACCCGCCTTAGAGTCCGCCCAACTTTCTGGCAAGCGGTCAAGCTGCTGATATTTTGCCCCTGCCAAATCCTTATCCAAAATCGCTTTTTGTTTTAGATAACCTTCCTCATCTTTGATGAAATAGGTTTTATCACGCCAAGACAACGCCACACCCTCTTTAAGTGCCGTCCATTCTTTTTCTAGGGCGGCTAAGCGTTCTGGTGCTTTGGTATAACGATTTAAAGTTTCCCAGTTTTCAAAATCCTGTTTGGTATAATTTGGTGTTTTATAATCGTCAGAAGTTTTGTGCAAACCCTCTGCTCGCCATACCAAATTTGAACCCATTTGTACCGTAACGCCACCTGTCAAAAGTTTTTCATTATTGCCTGTGTTATAGCGGACACCTGCTTCTAGTTCGGTGCGTTTTTGCGGCAAAGCAGTTGGGATTTTATTGTCAATAATATTAACCGCTCCCGCCAAATTACCTGATTTATACAACAAGGTACTTGCTCCACGCACGACCTCAGCACGATTGGCAAGCACGGTATCCACCATCACAGCGTGGTCTGGCGATAAATGTGCCATATCAATGACATCAGCATTGTTTTGCAAAATGGTAATGCGTTTGCCCTCTTGTCCACGAATAATAGGAGCTGATGCACCGCCACCAAACTGATTAGAATAAATGCCTAGCTCGCCATCTAAGGCATCGCCCAGTGTGGTTGGGCGTTGTTTTAGCTCTTTGGCTTTGATGGTTTGGTCAGAGATGTTTTGGCGTTTGCCCAAAAGATTGGCTTGATTTGGCACTGCCGAAGAGATTGTGATGGTCTGCACACCCAAATCAACCTCGTCATCATCGTGCCCAGTATCATCAGCTGTGGCAGCATTCATCGCAAAAACCACGCTCATCGAAAGCGTCAAGGTGGTCAGTTTGGCTATGGTCATGGGAAATCCTTACAATGGCTATTTTTTGTTAAAATAATGTTATAAAATTGCTATTTTGTAAAAATTCGTAATAATATAGTATAATAATAAGCAAGTCAATAAATGCTCATTCAAGTGATTATTTTTTGTACAAATACGGATTTGTAAGAAATTTCGTACAAGATTTGACGAATTTTGCCACTTTATCGAACAAGGTGCATTTGGCATAATACACCCAAGCAGCAACGGAACAACGGCAAATGACTTGCCAACTAAGGATAGACTGGCTGCGATATGGAAATACCTTATGGATAGTTAGCATGAATGCTCCAAAAAAAACCACAAGCGAAAGTTTGTGGTTTTTTGCCATTTTATCAGGCGAATTAACAGCCCTCCTCGTCCAAAACCTGCCCAAACACGCCCAAACTTTCGATGAATGCTGACCGTTTTGCCAAATCCATCTGCACGCTCATCTGCACCTGATTGGCATAATCTACCGTCACAATCTGCCCATCTACGGCTGACACCAGATAGCGGATTTGGGCTTCGTGAGCAAAAGTTGTCTGTACAGTCACCTGACAACGAGCCACGAACGGCACTAGCACCATCTGCTCTACCGCAAGCTGTGCTGCTGTACCGTACGCACGAGTCAAGCCACCAGCACCAAGCTTAATACCGCCAAAATACCGAACCACGACGATGATGACATTACCAATGCCTTTGTGCTGCAACACATTCAAAATCGGTCTGCCTGCCGTGCCATTCGGCTCGCCGTCATCATCAAACCCTGCACTGGTGGTGTTGTGCGGATTGCCAATCACATAACCATAGCAATGGTGGCGAGCATCTGGGTATTGCTCTTTTAGCTGCATCACACAAGCCATCGCCTGCTCCCTATCATCAATGGGATAAGCAAACGCCAAAAACTGACTCTTTTTGATGTCGTAGATGGCTTGACAAGGTGCGGCAAGGGTTTGATAGCTCACAAACAGTCTCCAAGTGGTTTTTGGGTAATTGTTGGTAAAATGGGATAAATTTTTACAATCTTATACAGCCAAGTCAAATTGTACCAAACAAAATGTGCTACACTAAGCATATTTTTACATTGAAGTCCAATTTTGACCAAAAAACTATGCGTTTAGATAAATTTTTAAGCAAAGCCACCGAGCTGTCTCGCAAAGATGCCAAAAAAGTCCTGCACGCAGGCGAAATCACCGTCAATGACATCGTTGTCAAAGACAGCAGTCATCACATCGACATCGCCAATGATGAAGTGCTATGGGCGGGCGAACCTTTGTCTGTTGCTGAGGGTAATCGCTATATTTTACTGTATAAACCTGATGGTTTTGAATGCACCCTAAAAGCCAAAGAGTACCCCATCGTCACTGATTTGATTGCCGTGCCAGAAGTGGCAAGCATTCGTATCGCAGGACGGCTTGATGTGGACACCACAGGAGCGTTGCTACTGTCTGATGACGGCTCTTGGCTACACCGTGTGACCAGCCCAAAACGCCATCAACCAAAACGCTATGAGCTGACCCTTGCCGACCCAATGGACGAAGCCGCCCAAGCACACGCCATCAAACAAGTCGCCAATGGCATCTTATTAGAAGGCGAAACCGAAAAAACCCGTCCCGCCACACTGTCCTTCGTGGACGAGACACACGCTGTCTTAATTTTGACCGAAGGCAAATACCATCAAGTCAAACGCATGATGGCATATTTTGGCAACAAAGTCATCGAGCTACACCGTGCCAGCATTGGGACAATCACACTTGATGGGCTAGAAATGGGCGAATGTCGCTTTTTGACCGCTGATGAAATTGCACAATTTTAACTAAGAAAATACAATATGACTATTAAACAATACTACAAATTAGCACTGGCAAGCTGTTTAACCTTTTGTTCGATTGGCAGTCAGGCAGGCATTGATACCCAAACAATCCAACAAACCCTAAATCAAGCAGGACTAAACGCCCCTGTGCTTGGCACGCAAGACAGTCCACTGTCGGGGATTAGCACCATTAAGCTGGGCAATGGCGGGCAGATTCTCATCAGTGATGACTTACGCTATCTGGTGGCAGGTTCGCTAGAAGCCAATCCCAGCCCCATCACGCCCATCAATCCTGCCGTGATGGCAGACCAGCCTGCTGGCACACCAGTATCGGCAGCATACAAAAAAGCCTTGCTTGCCAATATGAGTGCCTTGCCAAACATGAATGAGCATTCAGCATTTTTCCATACCAACTTACCCAGTCTGCTTTGGGGTGTGTCTGGCAAAGGCGGTGTGCCATTTTTGGTCAGCAAAGATGCCAAATATCTAGCCAGTGGCGATATTGGCGTACTTCATGATGGGCAATTTTCTGCCAATGACGAAGCCTTTGAGATTGCCAAAAATCGCCATGTTTTGCACGCTCTGCCAGAGGCTGCCTTAGCAATCTATCCAGCCATTGGCAAGGAGCGAGCGGTGGTCTATGTGGCAACCGACATTCATTGCCCTTATTGCCGAATGTTTCACGAAAAAATCCACGAATTCAACCAAAAAGGCATCACCATCAAAGCCATCGGCTATCCTGTCTATGATGAATCCGCCAAACCAATGCGTAAACTGTGGTGTGAAACTGACAACGCCAAGCGAGCCACTCTACTCAGTGCTGGCATGAAAGGCATTTTTGACAAAGACACCAGCTGCCAGTCACCAGTCATTGACCAGACATTTTTGCAAACCCAAGCCTTGGGCATCTATGCCACACCAGCCATTTATAGCGATAAAGGCGAGTTGTTTATGGGTGATTTTACTGGCAAGTCCTTTTATGAATTTTTGGGTTTATAATAAACCACTCCAACCGACCGCCAAACTTGCTTGGCGGTTTTTTTGGGCAAAATTGATGTTTCACATGAAACAATAGCAATCTTGGCGACAATCCTGCTTGGTTTTTTAGAAAATTTTTTACCCAAATCCACACTTTTTATCCGTCTTTGGCTTGATAAATTGGCAAAAAACTCCATAAACAGGCAAGATTTTGACAAATTGACGAGAAACTAAGCAATGAGCAAAGATTTTTATAGTGTTTTGGGCGTGGAACGCTCGGCTGACGAAAAAGAAATCAAAAAAGCCTACCGCAAGCTGGCAATGAAATATCACCCAGACCGCAACCCAGACGACCCTGCTGCCGAAGAAAAATTCAAAGAAGCCAGCATGGCATACGAGGTGCTGTCTGATGCCGAAAAACGAGCCGCTTATGACCGCATGGGGCATGCAGCCTTTGAACAAAGTATGAATAATGGCGGCTTTGGTGGCGGTGGTTTTGGTGGTTTTGAAGGCTTTGGCGGTGGCAGTTTCCAAGATATTTTTGGCGACTTATTCGGTCAAGCCTTTGGTGGCGGCGGTGGTTTTGGCGGTCGTGGTCGCCGTGCCAGCAAAGGGGCAGACCTGCTATACCAAGTCAGCTTGACGCTAGAAGAAGCGGTGGCTGGCTGTAAAAAAGAAATCAGTTTTAGCAGTGCTGTCAGCTGTGATACCTGTGATGGCAAAGGGGCAAAATCTGCTGGCGACATCGTCACTTGTAGCCATTGTCAAGGTTGTGGACAGGTGCATATGCAGCAAGGTTTCTTTGTGATGCAACAAACCTGCCCTGTATGTCAAGGCAGCGGCAAACAAATCAAAAATCCTTGCCCTGATTGCCATGGCGAAGGCAAACAACAAAAACAGCAAACATTGCAAGTCTCTATCCCTGCTGGTGTGGACAATGGCGACCGTGTGCGACTGGCTGGCAAAGGTGAAGCAGGCGAAAATGGCATGCCAAATGGCGATTTGTATGTCGAGATTCATGTCAAACCGCACGCCATCTATACCAGAAATGGGGCAGATTTGCACATCGATGTGCCCATCTCTATCGCCAGTGCCGCTCTTGGTGATGATATCGAAATCCCAACGCTGGACGGCAAAATCAATCTAAAAATCGCCGAAGGCACACAAAGTGGCAAACTGCTGCGTGTGCGTGGCAAAGGCGTTACCACCGTGCGTGGACGAATGCAGGGCGATTTGATTTGTCGTGTCATCGTGCAAACACCGACCAACTTGAC is a genomic window containing:
- a CDS encoding TonB-dependent receptor; the encoded protein is MMKYNALSLAIIGLLGSVMAYADDTSDDESVDLGAVVVTVKKEGQTATGFTANQKASDTSVAKTVLQQRSSTLGNALAGELGVHSNPFGGGASAPVVRGQEGVRVKILNNNLAVADMSNISPDHAVAVDTLLASRVELVRGASTLMHANASPAGVINVIDGRVPSDMPDGVTGETLLRFNTGSDEKLATASVTVPIDNKMVLRAEVLHRDANPYNVPAIKFDETLLNHLPDSQNNTKVGTIGLSYIGQKGYFGIAHSHRRENYGLVGHNHKFDDCAAHVQDTDKARLGWGRHYLTIYPHLMDDKDMIDSLHFHCPSDLTSDPEHDHEHVYGHKHDLSHAGPTLTMKSASTTIQGELNQPLSWLDKVRLNLGVSDYKHIEMDEGKIYFSGRREMFGRGEPVYFGNDAYLGKLSFHHQAGDRFGLIWGVDYQRNRTHALTPSIKEKSDNRRSLVDNTQKSLGAFVLTSTKLGDVTLETGYRYEDTKIPVRYDLNEIDHTLKSFGRRIRQEYPDLTPYKNHAQSYAITTLWDISPKLRLDTTYSHNERIPSPMELYYHGKHLATNSFMFGNKNLSKEKSDNLEFGATFKGEQWSIKGSVYGNNFDNFIHPENLYKLGNLAMRRYTQSKAKIRGAELEIGYQISPNYKVAVFGDKVRGRLYGFEPIFVGNIYGKPELVGYEDPEDCGWSRTHPDYEEECAIYKRPIIGQETIARPDRHAPRLSPDRIGFRVNGEHGNLSSSLEYTHVRGQKRTSQSVASKYDSECPYHDAGRDKLCPIYIQEDATAGYNLLNVGLDYRKSFGSLDTTWSIRANNLLNEKIYVHNSFLPFVPQQGRNYGLSINLKY
- a CDS encoding TonB-dependent receptor, with the protein product MTIAKLTTLTLSMSVVFAMNAATADDTGHDDDEVDLGVQTITISSAVPNQANLLGKRQNISDQTIKAKELKQRPTTLGDALDGELGIYSNQFGGGASAPIIRGQEGKRITILQNNADVIDMAHLSPDHAVMVDTVLANRAEVVRGASTLLYKSGNLAGAVNIIDNKIPTALPQKRTELEAGVRYNTGNNEKLLTGGVTVQMGSNLVWRAEGLHKTSDDYKTPNYTKQDFENWETLNRYTKAPERLAALEKEWTALKEGVALSWRDKTYFIKDEEGYLKQKAILDKDLAGAKYQQLDRLPESWADSKAGSIGLSWVGNQGYIGIAASERKDKYGLPAHNHLYEGCGVITTHDSLRDKPYLARYPQLLDEADINYINPRPDCATHAHENFNHSHGVHRQHDHATPPYVDLTTRRYDLRTEWDNPLPFVSKVRGNIGYVDYQHDEKEGDIINTSFINKGKVARLELTHTLSDRLKALWGVQYIEQDNQGLSPQTEWRKLPLLTQNNLKNQSLFAMGQYDTGKVQVELASRIEKQKVSMDYDLDYIEEVTRRRHTRLTPERLEEVIAYGKEAAKPHKKTAHSYALGVHWKFLPNYKLSLNIGKQERLPNSQELYTHGMHLATNSFEVGNRHLTKEKANNYELGLAYQGDKLDYKLSGYLYDFDNYIYLHTINEYLGTAKVAHPYHLRINRYDQSPARFYGFEGKIGYQFNDTYYGSIFGDYIDGKLHDLPPIISKYEAPSFWSNGVTEYTKPDDRHTPRLPPMRLGANIKANFNERWSGNVEYVKTFEQTKTSNFESPTKGHHLLNLGVDYQTTLGLGDYSVFFKANNLLNQQVYAHETYLPYIPQMGRNFSLGVNFKY
- a CDS encoding YigZ family protein, with translation MSYQTLAAPCQAIYDIKKSQFLAFAYPIDDREQAMACVMQLKEQYPDARHHCYGYVIGNPHNTTSAGFDDDGEPNGTAGRPILNVLQHKGIGNVIIVVVRYFGGIKLGAGGLTRAYGTAAQLAVEQMVLVPFVARCQVTVQTTFAHEAQIRYLVSAVDGQIVTVDYANQVQMSVQMDLAKRSAFIESLGVFGQVLDEEGC
- a CDS encoding pseudouridine synthase; its protein translation is MRLDKFLSKATELSRKDAKKVLHAGEITVNDIVVKDSSHHIDIANDEVLWAGEPLSVAEGNRYILLYKPDGFECTLKAKEYPIVTDLIAVPEVASIRIAGRLDVDTTGALLLSDDGSWLHRVTSPKRHQPKRYELTLADPMDEAAQAHAIKQVANGILLEGETEKTRPATLSFVDETHAVLILTEGKYHQVKRMMAYFGNKVIELHRASIGTITLDGLEMGECRFLTADEIAQF
- a CDS encoding thioredoxin fold domain-containing protein — translated: MTIKQYYKLALASCLTFCSIGSQAGIDTQTIQQTLNQAGLNAPVLGTQDSPLSGISTIKLGNGGQILISDDLRYLVAGSLEANPSPITPINPAVMADQPAGTPVSAAYKKALLANMSALPNMNEHSAFFHTNLPSLLWGVSGKGGVPFLVSKDAKYLASGDIGVLHDGQFSANDEAFEIAKNRHVLHALPEAALAIYPAIGKERAVVYVATDIHCPYCRMFHEKIHEFNQKGITIKAIGYPVYDESAKPMRKLWCETDNAKRATLLSAGMKGIFDKDTSCQSPVIDQTFLQTQALGIYATPAIYSDKGELFMGDFTGKSFYEFLGL
- the dnaJ gene encoding molecular chaperone DnaJ, whose translation is MSKDFYSVLGVERSADEKEIKKAYRKLAMKYHPDRNPDDPAAEEKFKEASMAYEVLSDAEKRAAYDRMGHAAFEQSMNNGGFGGGGFGGFEGFGGGSFQDIFGDLFGQAFGGGGGFGGRGRRASKGADLLYQVSLTLEEAVAGCKKEISFSSAVSCDTCDGKGAKSAGDIVTCSHCQGCGQVHMQQGFFVMQQTCPVCQGSGKQIKNPCPDCHGEGKQQKQQTLQVSIPAGVDNGDRVRLAGKGEAGENGMPNGDLYVEIHVKPHAIYTRNGADLHIDVPISIASAALGDDIEIPTLDGKINLKIAEGTQSGKLLRVRGKGVTTVRGRMQGDLICRVIVQTPTNLTNEQKELLEKFQATLGDENSQIGKKKGFFDKIKDDVKDLFD